A genomic region of Vitreoscilla filiformis contains the following coding sequences:
- a CDS encoding DUF4149 domain-containing protein, translated as MTAQVSRRHAGLERLRRVLPGLWAGMLLCVMGLATPAPFATLPVAEAGKVVGHVFAREASLSLVLAVALLLLERWRAAAWSAEHERTVPRWSAEMLLVLGTVFCTVAGYYAVQPMIAQAKAGLATPLSFGQLHALSFGLFGVKIALTLVLTWRASRPA; from the coding sequence ATGACGGCACAGGTGAGCCGTCGCCACGCTGGGCTGGAACGGCTGCGGCGTGTGTTGCCGGGGCTGTGGGCCGGGATGTTGCTGTGCGTCATGGGGCTGGCCACGCCGGCACCGTTTGCCACGCTGCCGGTGGCGGAGGCGGGCAAAGTCGTCGGCCATGTGTTTGCGCGCGAGGCGTCGCTGAGTTTGGTGCTGGCCGTGGCGCTGCTGCTGTTGGAGCGGTGGCGAGCAGCGGCGTGGTCGGCGGAGCACGAGCGCACGGTGCCGCGCTGGAGCGCCGAGATGTTGCTGGTGCTGGGCACGGTGTTTTGCACCGTAGCGGGCTACTACGCGGTGCAGCCGATGATCGCCCAAGCCAAAGCTGGGCTGGCCACACCGCTGAGTTTTGGCCAGTTGCACGCCCTCAGTTTCGGGCTGTTCGGCGTCAAGATCGCCTTGACGCTGGTGCTGACCTGGCGGGCCAGCCGCCCGGCATGA
- a CDS encoding RlmE family RNA methyltransferase has protein sequence MKINTKSKKVNKAWLNDHVNDPYVRLAQKEGFRARAAYKLKELDEAFQLIRPGQVVVDLGSAPGAWSQYLRRRFAPKVAGAGGAATGELDGTLIALDILPMEAIDGVQFIQGDFREDGPLNELETALAGRPVDVVVSDMAPNLSGIPSTDAARIVHLVELAVDFSIRHLRPQGALVAKVFHGAAYDPLQALFRQHFRVVKAHKPKSSRDKSAETFLVGIGLKKTGA, from the coding sequence ATGAAAATCAACACCAAAAGCAAGAAGGTCAACAAAGCGTGGTTGAACGATCACGTCAACGACCCCTATGTGCGCCTGGCGCAAAAAGAGGGCTTTCGTGCCCGGGCGGCCTACAAACTCAAGGAGCTTGACGAAGCTTTCCAGCTCATCCGCCCCGGCCAAGTGGTGGTGGATCTGGGGTCGGCGCCGGGGGCGTGGAGCCAGTACCTGCGCCGCCGTTTTGCGCCCAAGGTGGCTGGCGCCGGCGGCGCCGCCACCGGGGAACTGGACGGTACGCTGATCGCGCTGGACATTCTGCCGATGGAAGCCATCGACGGTGTGCAATTCATTCAGGGCGATTTTCGGGAAGATGGGCCGTTGAACGAGCTGGAAACCGCGTTGGCCGGTCGCCCGGTGGACGTGGTGGTGTCGGACATGGCGCCCAACCTCTCCGGCATTCCGAGCACGGACGCAGCGCGCATCGTGCATTTGGTTGAACTGGCGGTGGATTTTTCCATCCGACACCTGCGCCCCCAAGGCGCTTTGGTGGCGAAAGTGTTTCATGGTGCGGCCTACGATCCGTTGCAGGCGCTGTTTCGGCAACACTTCCGGGTGGTCAAGGCCCACAAGCCCAAATCCTCGCGGGACAAATCCGCCGAAACCTTTTTGGTGGGCATCGGTCTGAAAAAAACCGGCGCATGA
- the ftsH gene encoding ATP-dependent zinc metalloprotease FtsH: protein MNNQWISKVGVWLVIALVLFTVFKQFDRVATPGNQIGYSDFLEEVRNKRIKSVTIQEGMGSVEISAETTEGRRIRTTGTFLDRGLSGDLISNGVKFDVRPREEPSLLTSLLMSWGPMILLIGVWVYFMRQMQGGGKGGAFSFAKSKARMLDEANNSTTFADVAGCDEAKEEVKELVDFLKDPQKFQKLGGRIPRGVLLVGPPGTGKTLLAKAIAGEAKVPFFSISGSDFVEMFVGVGAARVRDMFEQAKKSAPCIIFVDEIDAVGRHRGAGLGGGNDEREQTLNQMLVEMDGFETNLGVIVMAATNRPDILDPALLRPGRFDRQVYVTLPDVRGREQILNVHMRKVPVGQDIRADILARGTPGFSGADLANLVNEAALFAARRNGRVVEMVDFERAKDKIIMGPERKSMVMPEDERRNTAYHEAGHALIGRLLPKCDPVHKVTIIPRGRALGVTMSLPERDRYSYDRDYMLNQISMLFGGRIAEEVFMNQMTTGASNDFERATHIARDMVTRYGMTDELGPMVYAENEGEVFLGRSVTKTTSMSEETMRKVDSVIRRIIDEQYAVARKLIEDNQDKMHAMAKALLDWETIDGDQLDDIMSGKPPRPPKDWTPSANKTGGGAVPPVSTGGTAAAV, encoded by the coding sequence GTGAACAACCAGTGGATTTCGAAAGTCGGCGTCTGGCTGGTGATTGCCTTGGTGCTTTTCACCGTCTTCAAGCAGTTTGACCGGGTGGCCACACCGGGCAACCAGATCGGGTACTCCGATTTTCTGGAGGAAGTGCGCAACAAGCGCATCAAGAGCGTGACCATCCAAGAAGGCATGGGCAGCGTGGAGATCAGCGCCGAGACCACGGAAGGGCGCCGCATCCGTACCACGGGCACGTTTTTGGATCGTGGCCTGTCGGGCGATTTGATCAGCAACGGCGTCAAATTTGATGTGCGTCCGCGTGAGGAGCCGTCGCTGCTGACGAGCTTGCTGATGTCCTGGGGCCCGATGATTCTGCTGATTGGCGTCTGGGTGTACTTCATGCGCCAGATGCAAGGCGGCGGCAAGGGCGGGGCTTTCAGTTTCGCCAAGAGCAAGGCCCGCATGTTGGACGAGGCGAACAACTCGACCACGTTCGCCGACGTGGCCGGCTGCGACGAAGCCAAGGAAGAAGTCAAAGAGCTGGTGGACTTCCTGAAGGATCCGCAAAAGTTCCAGAAGCTGGGCGGGCGCATTCCGCGTGGCGTGCTGCTGGTCGGCCCGCCGGGAACGGGTAAGACGCTGCTGGCCAAGGCCATTGCCGGTGAAGCCAAGGTGCCGTTCTTCAGCATTTCGGGCTCGGATTTCGTGGAAATGTTCGTCGGCGTGGGCGCGGCCCGCGTGCGCGACATGTTCGAACAAGCCAAGAAGAGCGCCCCGTGCATCATCTTTGTGGATGAAATCGACGCCGTGGGCCGTCACCGTGGCGCCGGCCTGGGCGGCGGCAACGACGAGCGCGAACAAACCCTCAACCAGATGCTGGTGGAGATGGACGGCTTCGAGACCAACCTTGGTGTGATCGTCATGGCGGCCACCAACCGCCCGGACATCCTCGATCCGGCCTTGCTGCGCCCCGGTCGTTTCGACCGCCAGGTGTATGTGACGCTGCCCGATGTGCGGGGCCGCGAGCAAATCCTCAACGTCCACATGCGCAAAGTGCCGGTGGGTCAAGACATCCGCGCCGACATCTTGGCACGTGGCACGCCGGGCTTCTCGGGCGCCGATCTGGCCAACTTGGTGAACGAAGCCGCGTTGTTCGCTGCGCGCCGCAATGGCCGCGTGGTGGAAATGGTGGACTTTGAGCGCGCCAAGGACAAGATCATCATGGGCCCGGAGCGCAAGTCCATGGTCATGCCCGAGGACGAGCGTCGCAACACGGCTTACCACGAAGCAGGCCATGCCCTCATTGGCCGCCTGCTGCCCAAGTGTGACCCGGTGCATAAAGTCACCATCATCCCGCGTGGCCGCGCTCTGGGCGTGACCATGAGTTTGCCCGAGCGGGATCGGTACAGCTACGACCGGGACTACATGCTGAACCAAATCAGCATGCTGTTCGGGGGGCGCATTGCCGAAGAGGTGTTCATGAACCAAATGACCACCGGCGCCAGCAATGACTTCGAGCGAGCCACCCACATCGCCCGCGACATGGTGACGCGCTACGGCATGACCGACGAACTCGGGCCCATGGTCTACGCGGAGAACGAGGGTGAAGTGTTCCTGGGCCGTTCGGTGACCAAGACCACCAGCATGTCGGAAGAAACCATGCGCAAGGTCGATTCGGTGATCCGCCGCATCATCGACGAGCAATACGCCGTGGCCCGCAAGCTCATCGAAGACAACCAAGACAAGATGCACGCCATGGCCAAAGCGCTGCTCGATTGGGAAACCATCGACGGTGATCAGTTGGACGACATCATGTCTGGTAAGCCACCGCGTCCGCCCAAGGATTGGACGCCTTCGGCCAACAAGACCGGCGGCGGCGCAGTGCCCCCGGTGAGCACGGGCGGCACGGCAGCGGCGGTGTGA
- the folP gene encoding dihydropteroate synthase encodes MLWQTARFALDLRARPLVMGIVNTTPDSFSDGGRDTAAAIAHAERLCAEGADILDIGGESTRPGSQMPSVEEELCRVLPVVRQAVRWGVPVSVDTSRPEVIRAVLEAGADIVNDVRALTWPGALAAVQAFPGVGVCLMHMQGQPATMQANPCYEEANGGVVGEVRAFLADRLAAVTAAGVAPACITLDPGYGFGKSQAHNLALWRAQRELLALGRPLLVGWSRKGTLGQITGRPVGERLVASVSAALASVALGARIVRVHDVAATVDALKVWQAAGLDDVQP; translated from the coding sequence ATGTTGTGGCAAACCGCCCGTTTTGCATTGGATTTGCGTGCCCGTCCGCTGGTGATGGGCATCGTCAACACCACGCCCGATTCGTTCTCAGATGGCGGGCGTGACACAGCCGCCGCCATCGCCCACGCCGAGCGCTTGTGTGCCGAAGGTGCGGACATTCTCGACATCGGGGGCGAGTCCACCCGCCCAGGGTCGCAGATGCCCTCGGTGGAGGAGGAGCTGTGCCGCGTCCTGCCGGTGGTGCGCCAAGCGGTGCGTTGGGGTGTGCCGGTGTCGGTGGACACCAGCCGCCCCGAAGTCATCCGCGCCGTGCTGGAGGCTGGCGCCGACATCGTCAACGACGTGCGCGCTTTGACGTGGCCGGGTGCGCTGGCGGCGGTGCAAGCCTTCCCCGGTGTCGGGGTGTGTTTGATGCACATGCAAGGCCAACCCGCCACCATGCAGGCCAATCCATGTTACGAGGAGGCGAACGGCGGTGTGGTCGGCGAGGTGCGGGCTTTTTTGGCCGACCGCTTGGCCGCCGTGACCGCAGCGGGCGTCGCGCCCGCGTGCATCACCCTCGATCCTGGGTATGGTTTCGGCAAGAGCCAAGCCCACAATTTGGCGCTGTGGCGGGCGCAACGTGAATTGCTTGCGTTGGGGCGTCCGCTGCTGGTCGGCTGGTCACGCAAAGGCACGCTGGGTCAGATCACCGGGCGGCCTGTGGGCGAGCGGCTGGTGGCCAGCGTGTCGGCGGCGTTGGCGTCGGTGGCCTTGGGCGCACGCATCGTGCGGGTTCACGATGTGGCAGCGACAGTGGATGCGCTCAAAGTCTGGCAAGCCGCCGGGCTGGATGATGTGCAACCCTGA
- the glmM gene encoding phosphoglucosamine mutase: MTRKYFGTDGIRGTVGQSPITADFALRLGHAVGRVLQQQAQGGRAPTVLIGKDTRISGYMLESALEAGFASAGVNVLLTGPLPTPGVAYLTRALRLDLGVVISASHNAYPDNGIKFFSARGQKLPDAWELEVEAALAQEPVWVDSMRLGRARRLNDAQGRYIEFCKSTVSGEMSLKGLKLVIDAAHGAAYQVAPAVFHELGAEVVAIGCAPNGTNINDGVGATSPAALVAAVQEHGADFGIALDGDADRLQLVDGTGRLFNGDELLYLLAVDRLNHGERVPGVVGTLMTNMAIQVALQRRGVDLVRAKVGDRYVLEDLGRHGWLLGGESSGHLLVLDQHSTGDGIISALQVLQAVQRSGQPMGEGLLAGVTLFPQTMINVPWRVGQVWTQFPALVQEVEHVTAELGQRGRVLIRASGTEPVLRVMVEAQDTALARSQAERLVAAVRHVTTA; this comes from the coding sequence ATGACGCGCAAGTATTTCGGCACCGATGGCATTCGTGGCACCGTGGGTCAATCGCCCATCACGGCAGACTTCGCGCTGCGCTTGGGCCATGCGGTGGGCCGTGTGCTGCAACAACAAGCCCAAGGTGGCCGGGCGCCCACGGTGCTCATTGGCAAAGACACCCGCATTTCGGGCTACATGCTGGAAAGTGCGCTCGAAGCGGGTTTTGCGTCTGCGGGTGTGAACGTGCTGCTCACCGGCCCGCTGCCCACGCCCGGCGTGGCCTACCTGACGCGTGCGCTGCGCTTGGATTTGGGCGTGGTCATCAGTGCATCGCACAACGCTTATCCGGACAACGGCATCAAGTTTTTCTCCGCCCGGGGCCAAAAGCTGCCCGATGCGTGGGAGCTGGAAGTCGAAGCCGCCCTGGCGCAAGAACCGGTGTGGGTCGATTCGATGCGCCTGGGCCGCGCTCGTCGATTGAACGACGCCCAAGGCCGTTACATCGAGTTTTGCAAGAGCACCGTCAGCGGTGAAATGAGCCTGAAGGGGCTGAAGCTGGTGATCGATGCAGCGCACGGGGCTGCCTACCAAGTTGCGCCGGCGGTGTTCCATGAGCTGGGCGCGGAGGTGGTGGCCATCGGTTGTGCGCCCAACGGCACCAACATCAACGATGGGGTCGGGGCGACTTCGCCGGCTGCGTTGGTGGCGGCTGTCCAAGAGCACGGCGCCGATTTCGGCATCGCGTTGGATGGCGACGCGGATCGGCTGCAATTGGTCGATGGCACAGGCCGGCTGTTCAATGGCGACGAATTGTTGTACCTGCTGGCGGTGGATCGCCTGAACCACGGCGAGCGGGTGCCTGGTGTGGTCGGCACGCTCATGACGAACATGGCGATCCAAGTCGCACTGCAACGCCGGGGGGTGGACTTGGTGCGCGCCAAGGTGGGCGACCGTTATGTGCTCGAAGACCTGGGCCGCCACGGCTGGCTGCTGGGGGGCGAAAGTTCGGGCCACCTGTTGGTGCTCGATCAGCACAGCACGGGCGACGGCATCATCAGCGCGTTGCAAGTGTTGCAGGCGGTGCAGCGCAGTGGTCAGCCCATGGGCGAAGGGCTGCTGGCGGGGGTGACGCTGTTCCCGCAAACCATGATCAACGTGCCGTGGCGCGTCGGGCAGGTGTGGACGCAGTTTCCGGCCCTGGTGCAAGAAGTTGAGCACGTCACGGCGGAGTTGGGGCAGCGGGGGCGGGTGTTGATCCGCGCATCGGGCACCGAGCCGGTGTTGCGCGTCATGGTCGAAGCGCAAGACACGGCACTGGCCCGCAGCCAAGCTGAACGGTTGGTGGCAGCGGTGCGCCATGTGACAACCGCTTGA
- the pstS gene encoding phosphate ABC transporter substrate-binding protein PstS produces the protein MKFSALFRAVIAASTFAVALSASAQEVTGAGASFPAPIYAKWADAFNKATGVRINYQSVGSGAGIKQIKAKTVDFGASDSPLKDTDLATDGMVQFPMVIGGVVPVVNVKGLQPGQLKLSGQVLGDIYLGKITKWNDPALVALNPGVALPDADIQVVRRADGSGTSFLFTNYLSKVNAEWKAKVGEGTAVNWPTGAGGKGNEGVSSYVMRLPNSIGYVEYAYAKQNKMTHVLMKNRDGAFVGPDDATFKAAAAGADWAKSFYQVLTDQPGKDAWPLTGATFILMHKSQVKPENAAAALKFFEWSYVNGDKTAAELEFVPMPDSVKTLVRKLWGDIKDPAGKAIAYR, from the coding sequence ATGAAGTTCTCTGCCTTGTTCCGCGCTGTTATCGCTGCATCGACCTTTGCCGTGGCGCTGTCGGCCAGCGCCCAGGAAGTGACCGGCGCTGGCGCCTCCTTCCCGGCACCGATCTACGCCAAGTGGGCCGACGCCTTCAACAAGGCCACTGGCGTCCGCATCAACTACCAATCGGTGGGTTCGGGCGCTGGTATCAAGCAAATCAAGGCCAAGACGGTCGATTTTGGCGCTTCCGATTCGCCGCTCAAGGACACCGATCTGGCCACCGATGGCATGGTGCAATTCCCGATGGTGATCGGCGGCGTGGTGCCGGTGGTCAACGTCAAGGGCCTTCAGCCGGGCCAGCTCAAGCTGTCCGGCCAAGTGCTGGGGGACATCTACTTGGGCAAGATCACCAAGTGGAACGACCCGGCCCTGGTCGCCCTGAACCCGGGTGTCGCTTTGCCGGATGCCGACATCCAAGTCGTGCGCCGTGCTGACGGTTCGGGCACCAGCTTCCTGTTCACCAACTACCTGTCCAAGGTGAACGCCGAGTGGAAGGCCAAGGTTGGCGAAGGCACGGCTGTCAACTGGCCGACCGGTGCGGGTGGCAAGGGCAACGAAGGCGTGTCGTCCTACGTCATGCGCCTGCCGAATTCGATTGGTTACGTCGAATACGCCTACGCCAAGCAAAACAAGATGACCCATGTGCTGATGAAGAACCGCGATGGTGCCTTCGTTGGCCCGGATGACGCGACGTTCAAGGCCGCCGCCGCTGGTGCAGACTGGGCCAAGAGCTTCTACCAAGTGCTGACCGACCAGCCCGGCAAAGACGCTTGGCCGCTCACTGGCGCCACCTTCATCCTGATGCACAAGTCGCAGGTGAAGCCGGAGAACGCAGCAGCGGCGCTCAAGTTTTTCGAGTGGTCGTACGTCAATGGCGACAAGACGGCGGCCGAACTGGAGTTCGTGCCCATGCCTGACTCTGTGAAAACGCTGGTGCGCAAACTCTGGGGTGACATCAAGGATCCAGCGGGCAAGGCCATCGCCTACCGCTGA
- the pstC gene encoding phosphate ABC transporter permease PstC, translating to MQRSSPTGSPDPRRARAPWADSLFAFAAHAAAWLTLALLLGILVSLVMGAAPAIEAYGLSFLWRAEWDPAGEKFGGLVMIYGTLMTSIIALVIAVPVSFGIALFLTELSPNWLRRPLGVAVELLAAVPSIVYGMWGLLVFGPLLGTYVQQPLQALFKGVPVLGALFSGPPVGIGLLSAGIILAIMIIPFIASVMRDVFTITPPMLKESAYGLGSTTWEVVWNVVLPYTKAGVIGGVMLGLGRALGETMAVTFVIGNMNQLDSLSLFEAANSITSALANEFAEAGEGLHQASLIYLGLVLFFITFVVLTCSKLLLARLKKNEGARS from the coding sequence ATGCAAAGAAGTTCTCCGACTGGTAGCCCGGATCCGCGCCGTGCGCGGGCGCCGTGGGCCGATTCGCTGTTTGCCTTCGCAGCCCACGCCGCCGCGTGGCTGACCCTGGCGCTGCTGCTGGGTATTTTGGTGTCCCTGGTCATGGGGGCCGCTCCGGCGATTGAGGCTTACGGCCTGTCCTTCCTCTGGCGCGCCGAATGGGACCCTGCGGGTGAGAAGTTCGGCGGCCTGGTGATGATCTACGGCACGCTGATGACCTCGATCATTGCCCTGGTGATCGCCGTGCCGGTGAGTTTTGGCATCGCGCTGTTTTTGACCGAGTTGTCGCCCAACTGGTTGCGCCGTCCGCTGGGCGTGGCGGTGGAGCTGCTGGCGGCGGTGCCTTCCATCGTGTATGGCATGTGGGGCTTGCTGGTGTTCGGCCCGCTGCTGGGCACCTATGTGCAACAGCCCCTGCAAGCCTTGTTCAAGGGCGTGCCGGTGCTGGGGGCGTTGTTCTCTGGCCCGCCGGTGGGCATCGGGCTGCTGTCGGCTGGCATCATCCTGGCGATCATGATCATCCCGTTCATCGCTTCGGTGATGCGTGATGTGTTCACCATCACCCCGCCGATGCTCAAAGAATCCGCCTACGGTCTGGGTTCCACGACCTGGGAAGTGGTGTGGAACGTCGTGCTGCCGTACACCAAGGCCGGCGTGATCGGCGGTGTCATGTTGGGCCTGGGCCGCGCCTTGGGTGAAACGATGGCTGTCACGTTCGTCATCGGCAACATGAACCAGCTCGATTCGCTGTCGCTGTTTGAAGCGGCCAACAGCATCACCTCCGCGCTGGCCAACGAGTTTGCCGAAGCTGGCGAAGGCTTGCACCAAGCGTCGCTGATCTACCTGGGCCTGGTGCTGTTCTTCATCACCTTCGTGGTGTTGACCTGCTCCAAGCTGTTGCTGGCCCGCCTGAAGAAGAACGAAGGAGCCCGTTCATGA
- the pstA gene encoding phosphate ABC transporter permease PstA codes for MSFMTLDAQRLALHQRRKRINAVALSLSLAAMAFGVFWLLWILFETVRLGIDGLTWAVFTEMTPPPQAETGGLANALYGSALMVGLATLVGTPIGILAGIYVAEYGQRSLLGKAVQFINDILLSAPSIVIGLFIYTVVVARFKTFSGWAGVCALALIVIPVVIRTTADMLALVPHALREAAYALGTPKWKVILSITLKSARAGVVTGVLLAVARISGETAPLLFTALSNQFWTSNLDGPVASLPVTIFKFAMSPYENWQQLAWAGVFIITVGVLALNILARVLFRNKH; via the coding sequence ATGAGCTTCATGACCCTCGATGCGCAGCGCCTGGCGCTGCACCAGCGCCGCAAGCGCATCAACGCCGTGGCTTTGAGCCTGTCTCTGGCGGCGATGGCTTTCGGTGTGTTCTGGCTGCTGTGGATTCTGTTTGAAACCGTGCGTTTGGGGATCGACGGCTTGACTTGGGCCGTGTTCACCGAAATGACCCCGCCACCCCAAGCCGAAACCGGCGGTTTGGCCAATGCCCTGTATGGATCGGCCTTGATGGTCGGGCTGGCCACGCTGGTGGGTACGCCCATCGGCATTTTGGCTGGCATCTACGTGGCCGAGTACGGCCAGCGCAGCCTGCTGGGCAAAGCGGTGCAGTTCATCAACGACATCTTGCTGTCCGCCCCGTCCATCGTCATCGGCCTGTTCATCTACACCGTGGTGGTGGCGCGCTTCAAGACCTTCTCGGGCTGGGCCGGCGTGTGTGCCCTGGCGCTGATCGTCATCCCGGTGGTGATTCGCACCACAGCGGACATGCTGGCGCTGGTGCCCCACGCCCTGCGCGAAGCGGCCTACGCTCTGGGCACGCCGAAGTGGAAGGTGATCCTCAGCATCACCTTGAAGTCGGCCCGTGCCGGGGTGGTGACGGGCGTGCTGTTGGCCGTGGCGCGCATTTCGGGTGAAACCGCGCCGCTGCTGTTCACTGCGTTGTCGAACCAGTTCTGGACGTCCAACTTGGACGGCCCGGTGGCCAGCTTGCCGGTCACCATCTTCAAATTCGCCATGAGCCCCTACGAGAACTGGCAGCAGCTCGCCTGGGCGGGCGTGTTCATCATCACCGTGGGCGTGTTGGCGCTCAACATCCTGGCGCGCGTGTTGTTCCGCAACAAGCACTGA
- the pstB gene encoding phosphate ABC transporter ATP-binding protein PstB, translated as MDTKVTSPVSEKAKISVKDLNFYYGSFHALKRINLDIPEKKVTAFIGPSGCGKSTLLRTFNRMFELYPEQRAEGQILVDGENVLDRRMDVSLVRAKVGMVFQKPTPFPMSIYDNIAFGVKLFENLSRVEMDERVEWALKKAALWNEVKDKLHQSGSGLSGGQQQRLCIARGIAIKPEVLLLDEPCSALDPISTGKVEELVDELKSDYTVLIVTHNMQQAARVSDYTAYMYLGDLVEFGPTRDVFMKPTKKETEDYITGRFG; from the coding sequence ATGGACACCAAAGTGACTTCCCCCGTGAGCGAAAAAGCCAAGATTTCCGTTAAGGATCTGAACTTCTACTACGGCAGCTTCCACGCCCTCAAGCGCATCAACCTGGACATTCCCGAAAAGAAGGTCACGGCCTTCATCGGCCCGTCGGGTTGCGGCAAGTCCACCCTGTTGCGCACCTTCAACCGCATGTTCGAGCTGTACCCGGAGCAGCGCGCCGAAGGCCAAATTTTGGTCGATGGCGAAAACGTGCTGGACAGGCGCATGGACGTGTCCTTGGTGCGTGCCAAAGTCGGCATGGTGTTCCAGAAGCCGACGCCGTTCCCGATGTCGATCTACGACAACATCGCCTTCGGCGTGAAGCTGTTCGAAAACCTGTCGCGGGTCGAGATGGATGAGCGCGTCGAATGGGCGCTGAAAAAGGCCGCCCTCTGGAACGAGGTGAAGGACAAGCTGCACCAAAGTGGCTCGGGCCTGTCCGGTGGCCAGCAGCAACGCTTGTGCATCGCACGCGGCATCGCCATCAAGCCGGAAGTGCTGCTGCTGGACGAACCCTGCTCGGCACTGGACCCGATCTCCACCGGCAAAGTCGAAGAGCTGGTGGACGAGCTGAAGTCGGATTACACCGTGCTCATCGTCACACACAACATGCAACAAGCCGCCCGCGTGTCCGACTACACGGCCTACATGTACCTGGGCGATCTGGTCGAATTCGGCCCGACACGCGATGTGTTCATGAAGCCGACCAAGAAGGAAACCGAGGACTACATCACCGGCCGTTTCGGCTGA
- the phoU gene encoding phosphate signaling complex protein PhoU, which yields MDKHLSTQFDAELSGVSTRVLEMGGMVEAQVAQAIYALTHFSAETAAQVLSAESKVNALEVEIDADLSAIIARRQPTARDLRLLIAISKTIGNLERVGDEAARIARTVQNLINTGVFSRLKLPVSDVSYEADLATASLRKALDSFARLDTVQALEVIKQDNLIDQEFDGMLRKLITYMMEDPRTISASIDLVFVAKAIERVGDHAKNLAEQVIYIVKGTDVRHNSVDAVESVALRRG from the coding sequence ATGGACAAACACCTTTCCACCCAGTTCGACGCTGAGCTGAGCGGCGTCTCCACCCGCGTGCTGGAGATGGGCGGCATGGTCGAAGCGCAAGTCGCCCAAGCCATCTACGCACTCACCCATTTCAGTGCAGAAACGGCGGCGCAAGTGCTGTCGGCGGAATCCAAGGTCAACGCGCTCGAAGTTGAAATCGACGCGGATCTGTCGGCCATCATCGCCCGGCGCCAGCCCACCGCCCGCGACCTGCGTTTGCTGATCGCCATCTCCAAAACCATCGGCAACCTGGAGCGCGTCGGCGATGAAGCCGCCCGCATCGCTCGCACGGTGCAAAACCTCATCAACACGGGGGTGTTCAGCCGCCTGAAGCTGCCGGTGTCGGACGTGTCTTACGAGGCCGACCTGGCCACCGCCTCGCTGCGCAAGGCGTTGGACAGCTTTGCGCGCCTGGACACCGTGCAAGCCCTGGAAGTCATCAAACAAGACAACCTCATCGACCAAGAATTCGACGGCATGCTGCGCAAGCTCATCACCTACATGATGGAAGACCCGCGCACCATTTCGGCGTCGATTGACTTGGTGTTCGTCGCCAAGGCGATCGAACGTGTGGGTGACCACGCCAAGAACCTGGCCGAACAGGTGATTTACATTGTCAAGGGCACGGATGTGCGCCACAACAGCGTCGATGCGGTCGAATCCGTGGCGCTGCGGCGTGGATAA
- the phoB gene encoding phosphate regulon transcriptional regulator PhoB → MSTVLVVEDESAIAELIAINLRHAGFEVTLAENAEQATAAVDAVLPDLVLLDWMLPGQSGVSLARQWRAQSRTRELPIIMLTARADEADKVSGLDAGADDYLTKPFSTQELLARIRAVLRRRMPEALDSAVEISGLRLDPSTRRVTRHGAEVKVGPTEFRLLHFFMTHPERVHSRSQLLDRVWGDHVFIEERTVDVHVKRLREALNPAGCSAMIETVRGAGYRLTELPVAASAT, encoded by the coding sequence ATGTCCACGGTGCTGGTGGTCGAAGACGAGTCGGCGATTGCCGAACTGATTGCCATCAACCTGCGCCACGCAGGTTTTGAGGTGACGCTGGCGGAGAACGCCGAACAGGCCACAGCCGCCGTCGATGCGGTACTGCCCGATTTGGTGCTGCTGGATTGGATGCTGCCGGGGCAGTCGGGGGTGTCGCTGGCGCGGCAGTGGCGGGCGCAGTCGCGCACCCGCGAGCTGCCCATCATCATGCTGACGGCGCGTGCCGATGAGGCCGACAAGGTCAGCGGCCTGGACGCCGGGGCGGATGACTACCTGACCAAGCCGTTCTCCACCCAGGAACTACTGGCGCGCATCCGCGCCGTGCTGCGGCGGCGCATGCCCGAAGCGTTGGACTCGGCGGTGGAAATCTCCGGTTTGCGCCTCGATCCGTCCACGCGGCGGGTGACGCGCCACGGGGCCGAAGTCAAAGTCGGCCCGACGGAGTTTCGGCTGCTGCACTTTTTCATGACGCACCCGGAGCGCGTTCACAGCCGGTCGCAGTTGCTCGACCGGGTGTGGGGCGACCATGTGTTCATTGAGGAGCGCACGGTGGACGTTCACGTCAAGCGCTTGCGTGAAGCCCTGAACCCGGCTGGGTGCTCCGCCATGATCGAAACCGTGCGCGGCGCCGGCTACCGTTTGACCGAGCTGCCGGTGGCAGCTTCGGCCACTTGA